A window of Phycobacter azelaicus contains these coding sequences:
- a CDS encoding DUF2160 domain-containing protein, with protein sequence MLSWMAWTWPTALVFIGIFSAIAVLIVLEIRNPGGDMRKGVLGLTTTRGDRLFISLLGTAYIFLAWLGLVGMPLWTPLGLAIAWGVFCFWKV encoded by the coding sequence ATGCTGTCATGGATGGCCTGGACCTGGCCAACGGCCTTGGTATTCATCGGTATCTTCTCTGCCATCGCGGTGCTAATCGTGCTGGAAATCCGCAACCCCGGCGGCGACATGCGCAAAGGTGTGCTGGGTCTCACCACCACACGCGGGGACCGGCTGTTCATCAGCCTGTTGGGCACGGCCTACATCTTCCTCGCCTGGCTGGGCCTTGTCGGCATGCCGCTCTGGACCCCGCTAGGCCTTGCCATTGCCTGGGGCGTATTCTGCTTCTGGAAGGTCTAA